A single genomic interval of Oryzias latipes chromosome 3, ASM223467v1 harbors:
- the LOC101157282 gene encoding transcriptional repressor CTCF isoform X1, giving the protein METGQATALASDGKVLSEGGEALIQTGQGDEAGTMEMMVMDALDPALLQMKTEVLEGGGTVTVTGGDEGQIITLQVVNMEEQAGAALGLGQLQLVQVPVTTTTVEGLQATYVEASAANKDAVICHTLPLPEGFQVVKVGANGEVETVEQDELQAAQEDLQGQEGEEVEEDEEAAEIVTSVPQDDPEWTKDPDYQPITAVRKGKKGKKSRLRYAEGDRDMDVSVYDFEEEQQEGLLSEVNAEKVVGNMKPPKPTKIKKKGVKKTFQCELCSYTCPRRSNLDRHMKSHTDERPHKCHLCGRAFRTVTLLRNHLNTHTGTRPHKCTDCDMAFVTSGELVRHRRYKHTHEKPFKCSMCDYSSVEVSKLKRHIRSHTGERPFQCSLCSYASRDTYKLKRHMRTHSGEKPYECYICHARFTQSGTMKMHILQKHTENVAKYHCPHCDTVIARKSDLGVHLRKQHSFIETGKKCRYCDAVFHERYALIQHQKTHKNEKRFKCDQCDYCCRQERHMIMHKRTHTGEKPFACEQCEKTFRQKQLLDMHFKRYHDPTFVPTAFVCTKCSKTFTRRNTMLRHAEGCTGEASGDENGTPTPKKGRRGRKRKMQARRDDYDDDDEDDEDDDDNTEGELDEIEEEDDLLTEIEVEQAAPVIPIPAPIEPPVKRKRGRPPKNKPEVAAIIHVEDEVQEVEELVKKEVGAEQVNCTDETTEQVITGGGKPGAQSEELSQADAAAQEVQLSAAPSNGDLTPEMILSMMDR; this is encoded by the exons ATGGAGACTGGCCAAGCGACTGCTCTGGCCTCCGATGGAAAAGTCCTGTCGGAGGGCGGAGAGGCCCTGATTCAAACTGGCCAGGGGGATGAGGCCGGTACTATGGAAATGATGGTGATGGATGCTCTGGATCCAGCTTTGctgcaaatgaaaacagagGTCCTTGAAGGGGGCGGCACTGTCACCGTTACTGGTGGAGATGAGGGGCAGATCATCACTCTCCAG GTGGTGAACATGGAGGAGCAAGCAGGAGCTGCATTAGGCCTAGGTCAATTACAGCTAGTGCAGGTTCCAGTCACAACAACTACTGTAGAGGGGCTTCAGGCGACTTATGTTGAGGCATCTGCTGCCAACAAAGATGCAGTTATTTGTCACACACTTCCTTTACCTGAGGGGTTTCAG GTTGTAAAAGTGGGTGCCAACGGTGAGGTAGAGACTGTGGAGCAAGATGAGCTCCAGGCTGCTCAAGAGGATCTCCAAGGGCAAGAGGGTGAGGAAgtagaggaagatgaagaagcagcagaaatTGTAACATCGGTGCCTCAAGATGACCCAGAGTGGACAAAAGACCCAGACTACCAACCCATCACAGCCGTCCgtaaaggaaagaagggaaagaAGAGCCGCCTGCGTTACGCAGAGGGCGACCGGGACATGGATGTTTCTGTGTATGACTttgaagaggagcagcaggagggccTGCTGTCAGAGGTGAACGCAGAGAAAGTTGTGGGCAACATGAAGCCCCCGAAGCCcacaaaaatcaagaaaaaag gTGTGAAGAAGACTTTTCAATGCGAGCTTTGCAGCTACACATGTCCAAGGCGCTCTAACCTGGATCGGCACATGAAGAGCCACACGGATGAGAGACCACACAAATGTCACCTCTGTGGAAGAGCCTTCAGGACAGTCACCCTGTTGAGAAACCacctcaacacacacacag GCACTCGTCCTCATAAATGTACAGACTGTGACATGGCGTTTGTGACCAGCGGCGAGTTGGTGCGTCATCGCCGCTACAAGCACACGCACGAGAAGCCTTTCAAATGTTCAATGTGCGACTACTCTAGTGTGGAA GTGAGCAAGTTGAAAAGACACATCCGCTCTCACACAGGGGAACGTCCCTTCCAGTGCAGCCTGTGCAGCTACGCCAGCAGAGACACCTATAAGCTGAAGCGGCATATGAGAACACATTCGG GCGAGAAGCCGTATGAGTGCTACATCTGCCACGCTCGTTTCACACAGAGCGGCACCATGAAGATGCAcattctgcagaaacacacagagaaCGTGGCAAAGTACCACTGCCCACACTGCGATACTGTCATCGCACGCAAAAGTGACCTTG GTGTCCACTTGCGAAAGCAGCACTCGTTTATTGAGACCGGGAAGAAATGCCGTTACTGCGATGCTGTGTTTCATGAGCGCTATGCTCTCATTCAGCACCAGAAGACGCACAAAAACGAGAAGCGTTTTAAGTGTGACCAATGTGACTACTGCTGCCGGCAG gaGCGTCATATGATCATGCACAAGCGTACGCACACTGGTGAGAAGCCGTTTGCCTGCGAGCAGTGTGAGAAAACCTTCAGGCAGAAACAGCTTTTGGACATGCACTTCAAGCGCTACCATGACCCCACCTTTGTCCCCACTGCTTTTGTCTGCACCAAATGCAGCAAGACGTTCACCCGCAGG AACACCATGCTGCGTCATGCTGAGGGCTGCACGGGCGAGGCTTCAGGAGATGAAAATGGAACTCCCACACCCAAAAAGGGCCGTCGTGGCAGGAAGAGGAAAATGCAGGCCAGAAGAGATGATTATGACgacgatgatgaggatgatgaggatgatgatgacaacacag AGGGTGAACTGGATGAAATAGAGGAGGAAGATGACCTTCTAACTGAGATTGAAGTGGAACAGGCTGCTCCTGTCATCCCCATCCCAGCTCCAATTGAGCCCCCAGTCAAGAGGAAACGTGGACGACCTCCAAAGAATAAGCCTGAAG TAGCTGCCATTATTCATGTGGAAGATGAAGTTCAAGAGGTGGAAGAACTTGTGAAAAAAGAGGTTGGCGCCGAGCAGGTCAACTGTACAGACGAGACCACTGAGCAAGTGATCACCGGCGGAGGGAAACCCGGCGCCCAGTCCGAGGAGCTGTCCCAGGCGGATGCAGCAGCACAGGAGGTGCAGCTGTCTGCAGCACCCTCCAATGGAGACCTGACCCCTGAAATGATCCTCAGTATGATGGACCGATGA
- the LOC101157282 gene encoding transcriptional repressor CTCF isoform X2 produces the protein METGQATALASDGKVLSEGGEALIQTGQGDEAGTMEMMVMDALDPALLQMKTEVLEGGGTVTVTGGDEGQIITLQVVNMEEQAGAALGLGQLQLVQVPVTTTTVEGLQATYVEASAANKDAVICHTLPLPEGFQVVKVGANGEVETVEQDELQAAQEDLQGQEGEEVEEDEEAAEIVTSVPQDDPEWTKDPDYQPITAVRKGKKGKKSRLRYAEGDRDMDVSVYDFEEEQQEGLLSEVNAEKVVGNMKPPKPTKIKKKGVKKTFQCELCSYTCPRRSNLDRHMKSHTDERPHKCHLCGRAFRTVTLLRNHLNTHTGTRPHKCTDCDMAFVTSGELVRHRRYKHTHEKPFKCSMCDYSSVEVSKLKRHIRSHTGERPFQCSLCSYASRDTYKLKRHMRTHSGEKPYECYICHARFTQSGTMKMHILQKHTENVAKYHCPHCDTVIARKSDLGVHLRKQHSFIETGKKCRYCDAVFHERYALIQHQKTHKNEKRFKCDQCDYCCRQERHMIMHKRTHTGEKPFACEQCEKTFRQKQLLDMHFKRYHDPTFVPTAFVCTKCSKTFTRRNTMLRHAEGCTGEASGDENGTPTPKKGRRGRKRKMQARRDDYDDDDEDDEDDDDNTEGELDEIEEEDDLLTEIEVEQAAPVIPIPAPIEPPVKRKRGRPPKNKPEAAIIHVEDEVQEVEELVKKEVGAEQVNCTDETTEQVITGGGKPGAQSEELSQADAAAQEVQLSAAPSNGDLTPEMILSMMDR, from the exons ATGGAGACTGGCCAAGCGACTGCTCTGGCCTCCGATGGAAAAGTCCTGTCGGAGGGCGGAGAGGCCCTGATTCAAACTGGCCAGGGGGATGAGGCCGGTACTATGGAAATGATGGTGATGGATGCTCTGGATCCAGCTTTGctgcaaatgaaaacagagGTCCTTGAAGGGGGCGGCACTGTCACCGTTACTGGTGGAGATGAGGGGCAGATCATCACTCTCCAG GTGGTGAACATGGAGGAGCAAGCAGGAGCTGCATTAGGCCTAGGTCAATTACAGCTAGTGCAGGTTCCAGTCACAACAACTACTGTAGAGGGGCTTCAGGCGACTTATGTTGAGGCATCTGCTGCCAACAAAGATGCAGTTATTTGTCACACACTTCCTTTACCTGAGGGGTTTCAG GTTGTAAAAGTGGGTGCCAACGGTGAGGTAGAGACTGTGGAGCAAGATGAGCTCCAGGCTGCTCAAGAGGATCTCCAAGGGCAAGAGGGTGAGGAAgtagaggaagatgaagaagcagcagaaatTGTAACATCGGTGCCTCAAGATGACCCAGAGTGGACAAAAGACCCAGACTACCAACCCATCACAGCCGTCCgtaaaggaaagaagggaaagaAGAGCCGCCTGCGTTACGCAGAGGGCGACCGGGACATGGATGTTTCTGTGTATGACTttgaagaggagcagcaggagggccTGCTGTCAGAGGTGAACGCAGAGAAAGTTGTGGGCAACATGAAGCCCCCGAAGCCcacaaaaatcaagaaaaaag gTGTGAAGAAGACTTTTCAATGCGAGCTTTGCAGCTACACATGTCCAAGGCGCTCTAACCTGGATCGGCACATGAAGAGCCACACGGATGAGAGACCACACAAATGTCACCTCTGTGGAAGAGCCTTCAGGACAGTCACCCTGTTGAGAAACCacctcaacacacacacag GCACTCGTCCTCATAAATGTACAGACTGTGACATGGCGTTTGTGACCAGCGGCGAGTTGGTGCGTCATCGCCGCTACAAGCACACGCACGAGAAGCCTTTCAAATGTTCAATGTGCGACTACTCTAGTGTGGAA GTGAGCAAGTTGAAAAGACACATCCGCTCTCACACAGGGGAACGTCCCTTCCAGTGCAGCCTGTGCAGCTACGCCAGCAGAGACACCTATAAGCTGAAGCGGCATATGAGAACACATTCGG GCGAGAAGCCGTATGAGTGCTACATCTGCCACGCTCGTTTCACACAGAGCGGCACCATGAAGATGCAcattctgcagaaacacacagagaaCGTGGCAAAGTACCACTGCCCACACTGCGATACTGTCATCGCACGCAAAAGTGACCTTG GTGTCCACTTGCGAAAGCAGCACTCGTTTATTGAGACCGGGAAGAAATGCCGTTACTGCGATGCTGTGTTTCATGAGCGCTATGCTCTCATTCAGCACCAGAAGACGCACAAAAACGAGAAGCGTTTTAAGTGTGACCAATGTGACTACTGCTGCCGGCAG gaGCGTCATATGATCATGCACAAGCGTACGCACACTGGTGAGAAGCCGTTTGCCTGCGAGCAGTGTGAGAAAACCTTCAGGCAGAAACAGCTTTTGGACATGCACTTCAAGCGCTACCATGACCCCACCTTTGTCCCCACTGCTTTTGTCTGCACCAAATGCAGCAAGACGTTCACCCGCAGG AACACCATGCTGCGTCATGCTGAGGGCTGCACGGGCGAGGCTTCAGGAGATGAAAATGGAACTCCCACACCCAAAAAGGGCCGTCGTGGCAGGAAGAGGAAAATGCAGGCCAGAAGAGATGATTATGACgacgatgatgaggatgatgaggatgatgatgacaacacag AGGGTGAACTGGATGAAATAGAGGAGGAAGATGACCTTCTAACTGAGATTGAAGTGGAACAGGCTGCTCCTGTCATCCCCATCCCAGCTCCAATTGAGCCCCCAGTCAAGAGGAAACGTGGACGACCTCCAAAGAATAAGCCTGAAG CTGCCATTATTCATGTGGAAGATGAAGTTCAAGAGGTGGAAGAACTTGTGAAAAAAGAGGTTGGCGCCGAGCAGGTCAACTGTACAGACGAGACCACTGAGCAAGTGATCACCGGCGGAGGGAAACCCGGCGCCCAGTCCGAGGAGCTGTCCCAGGCGGATGCAGCAGCACAGGAGGTGCAGCTGTCTGCAGCACCCTCCAATGGAGACCTGACCCCTGAAATGATCCTCAGTATGATGGACCGATGA